A window from Manis javanica isolate MJ-LG chromosome 10, MJ_LKY, whole genome shotgun sequence encodes these proteins:
- the KCNMB4 gene encoding calcium-activated potassium channel subunit beta-4 isoform X7 encodes MAKLRVAYEYTEAEDKSIRLGLFLIISGVVSLFIFGFCWLSPALQALQATAVNCTVLSVQQIGEVFECTFTCGADCRGTSQYPCVQVYVNNSESNSRALLHSDEHQLLTNPKCSYIPPCKRENQKNLENVMNWQQYWKDEIGSQPFTCYFNQFQRLVTGQNNQNLLLRIGSVSELGRERVSTCVETEASWWDVVDQPEGPATR; translated from the exons ATGGCGAAGCTCCGGGTGGCTTACGAGTACACGGAAGCCGAGGACAAGAGCATCCGGCTCGGCTTGTTTCTCATAATCTCCGGCGTCGTGTCGCTCTTCATTTTCGGCTTCTGCTGGCTCAGTCCCGCGCTGCAGGCTCTGCAAGCCACGGCGGTCAACTGCACGGTGCTGTCGGTGCAGCAGATCGGCGAGGTGTTCGAGTGCACCTTCACCTGTGGCGCCGACTGCCGCGGCACCTCGCAGTACCCCTGCGTCCAGGTCTACGTGAACAACTCCGAGTCCAACTCCAGGGCGCTGCTGCACAGCGACGAGCATCAGCTCCTGACCAACCCTAAG TGCTCCTATATCCCTCCCTGTAAGAGAGAAAACCAGAAGAACTTGGAAAATGTCATGAATTGGCAACAGTACTGGAAAGATGAAATTGGTTCCCAACCATTCACTTGCTATTTTAATCAATTTCAAAG GCTGGTCACAGGACAAAACAATCAGAATCTACTTCTGAGGATAGGCAGTGTCTCTGAATTGGGCAGAGAGAGAGTGTCCACGTGTGTAGAGACAGAAGCAAGCTGGTGGGATGTTGTGGACCAGCCAGAGGGGCCGGCTACAAG ATAA
- the KCNMB4 gene encoding calcium-activated potassium channel subunit beta-4 isoform X6: MAKLRVAYEYTEAEDKSIRLGLFLIISGVVSLFIFGFCWLSPALQALQATAVNCTVLSVQQIGEVFECTFTCGADCRGTSQYPCVQVYVNNSESNSRALLHSDEHQLLTNPKCSYIPPCKRENQKNLENVMNWQQYWKDEIGSQPFTCYFNQFQRLVTGQNNQNLLLRIGSVSELGRERVSTCVETEASWWDVVDQPEGPATSR; encoded by the exons ATGGCGAAGCTCCGGGTGGCTTACGAGTACACGGAAGCCGAGGACAAGAGCATCCGGCTCGGCTTGTTTCTCATAATCTCCGGCGTCGTGTCGCTCTTCATTTTCGGCTTCTGCTGGCTCAGTCCCGCGCTGCAGGCTCTGCAAGCCACGGCGGTCAACTGCACGGTGCTGTCGGTGCAGCAGATCGGCGAGGTGTTCGAGTGCACCTTCACCTGTGGCGCCGACTGCCGCGGCACCTCGCAGTACCCCTGCGTCCAGGTCTACGTGAACAACTCCGAGTCCAACTCCAGGGCGCTGCTGCACAGCGACGAGCATCAGCTCCTGACCAACCCTAAG TGCTCCTATATCCCTCCCTGTAAGAGAGAAAACCAGAAGAACTTGGAAAATGTCATGAATTGGCAACAGTACTGGAAAGATGAAATTGGTTCCCAACCATTCACTTGCTATTTTAATCAATTTCAAAG GCTGGTCACAGGACAAAACAATCAGAATCTACTTCTGAGGATAGGCAGTGTCTCTGAATTGGGCAGAGAGAGAGTGTCCACGTGTGTAGAGACAGAAGCAAGCTGGTGGGATGTTGTGGACCAGCCAGAGGGGCCGGCTACAAG CAGATAA